Proteins from a genomic interval of Nitrospirota bacterium:
- a CDS encoding type III pantothenate kinase has protein sequence MLLAIDVGNTNVVIGVFDKEALVANWRVGTNSQITSDEYAMIFKDLFHFAGLEFGQVTGVIISTVVPPVLTVMQEMARKYFRLEPLVVTHEIKTGITIRYDNPKELGADRIVNAAAAYRLYGGPLIIVDFGTATTFCAITKLGEYLGGAITPGIKISADALFQRASKLPRFELAKPLRVIGTDTISAMQAGILYGYAGLVDGIVERMKKELSPDARVVATGGLAELVSPETKTVQEIRPQLTLEGLRLLYELNS, from the coding sequence ATGCTTTTAGCTATCGACGTCGGCAACACCAACGTGGTCATCGGCGTATTCGACAAGGAGGCCCTGGTTGCGAACTGGCGGGTGGGAACGAACAGCCAGATCACTTCCGACGAATACGCCATGATCTTCAAGGACTTGTTTCATTTTGCCGGCCTCGAGTTCGGGCAGGTGACGGGCGTCATCATTTCGACCGTGGTGCCGCCCGTCCTGACCGTGATGCAGGAGATGGCAAGGAAATACTTCCGCCTCGAACCGCTGGTCGTGACGCACGAGATCAAGACCGGTATCACGATACGGTATGATAACCCGAAGGAGCTTGGCGCCGACCGTATCGTGAACGCGGCCGCAGCATACCGTCTCTACGGAGGACCGCTGATCATCGTGGACTTCGGCACGGCGACGACGTTCTGTGCCATAACGAAGCTGGGCGAGTACCTGGGCGGCGCCATCACGCCCGGCATCAAGATATCGGCGGATGCCCTCTTTCAGCGGGCATCGAAGCTGCCGCGGTTCGAGCTTGCAAAGCCGCTGCGGGTGATCGGCACCGACACGATCAGCGCCATGCAGGCCGGAATACTCTACGGATATGCAGGGCTGGTGGACGGCATTGTGGAGCGGATGAAGAAGGAACTGTCCCCCGATGCCAGGGTCGTCGCCACGGGCGGGCTGGCCGAGCTCGTGTCACCGGAGACCAAAACAGTACAGGAAATCCGGCCGCAATTGACCCTCGAGGGGCTTCGATTGTTATATGAATTAAATAGCTGA
- a CDS encoding biotin--[acetyl-CoA-carboxylase] ligase, translating to MYKERILKLLRTSRGGYVSGEQLAAKMGISRTMVWKHIKSLEGEGFGIEAVPSRGYRITSVPDVLRIEDIRSGLKTKLIGRELLLLSATESTNTLAMEMAAKGAPEGVVVIAETQTGGKGRLGRKWISPRGNLYLSVILRPALPTHKAPLITLMGAVAAARAIRTTCRVPASIKWPNDILLSGRKAGGLLTEMSAEPERIKHVVLGIGLDVNMEMSELPADVRGLTTTLAVEAGARVDRTELVRQLLLELERWYGVFLSKENDVLREWGALNVTIGNRVAVSGLGDALQGLAQGIDSEGRLIVRQDDGTVRTVASGDVTILKK from the coding sequence ATGTACAAAGAGAGAATCCTGAAGCTCCTCCGGACGTCAAGGGGCGGATACGTATCCGGCGAACAGCTGGCTGCAAAGATGGGCATCTCGCGGACCATGGTCTGGAAGCACATCAAATCGCTGGAAGGAGAGGGGTTCGGCATCGAGGCAGTCCCCTCCCGGGGATACCGGATCACATCGGTTCCCGACGTCCTGAGAATCGAAGACATACGGTCCGGGCTTAAGACAAAGCTCATCGGCAGGGAGCTCCTTCTCTTGAGCGCGACGGAGTCGACGAATACGCTTGCCATGGAAATGGCGGCAAAGGGAGCACCCGAAGGCGTCGTCGTCATCGCGGAGACGCAGACCGGCGGCAAGGGACGGCTCGGCAGGAAGTGGATCTCGCCCAGGGGGAACCTGTACCTGAGCGTCATCCTGAGGCCCGCCCTGCCGACCCACAAGGCGCCCCTGATCACGCTGATGGGCGCCGTCGCCGCCGCCCGTGCCATCCGCACGACCTGCCGGGTTCCGGCCTCGATCAAATGGCCCAACGACATTCTCCTGTCCGGAAGGAAGGCGGGCGGACTGCTTACGGAGATGAGCGCCGAGCCGGAGCGGATAAAACATGTCGTGCTCGGCATCGGTCTTGACGTGAACATGGAGATGAGCGAGCTTCCCGCGGACGTTCGCGGGCTCACGACGACCCTTGCCGTCGAAGCGGGAGCGCGGGTCGACCGCACAGAACTGGTGCGTCAGCTCCTGCTGGAGCTGGAGCGCTGGTACGGGGTGTTCCTGAGCAAGGAGAACGACGTCCTGCGGGAGTGGGGAGCGCTCAATGTGACCATCGGCAACCGGGTAGCGGTGAGCGGTCTAGGAGATGCGCTGCAGGGTCTCGCGCAGGGCATCGACAGCGAGGGCCGGCTGATCGTGAGGCAGGATGACGGGACCGTGCGGACCGTCGCCTCAGGAGACGTGACGATCCTCAAGAAATAA
- the nadC gene encoding carboxylating nicotinate-nucleotide diphosphorylase gives MNAKLKDLIERALQEDIGAGDVTGDLTIPGDATSAASLLAKQELVLAGIGVSRAVFNHLDEGIQFTAFFADGDRIPAGAEIAKLSGATRSLLKGERVALNLLQHMSGIATLTAKFVERVSGTKAQVLDTRKTLPGLRELEKYAVRMGGGKNHRMGLYDMVLIKDNHIKAAGGITKAVESAKRRAGKLTVEVETSNLEEVREALDAKADIIMLDNMPIDTMREAVKIINGRAQVEASGNVTLETIRGIAETGVDLISSGALTHSAPAADISMKIK, from the coding sequence ATGAACGCAAAGCTGAAGGACCTCATAGAGCGAGCATTGCAGGAGGACATCGGCGCCGGCGACGTCACGGGGGACTTGACGATTCCGGGCGACGCAACGTCCGCCGCCTCCCTGCTGGCGAAGCAGGAACTCGTCCTTGCCGGCATCGGAGTGAGCAGGGCGGTATTCAACCATCTGGACGAAGGGATACAGTTCACCGCCTTCTTCGCGGATGGAGACAGGATACCGGCGGGCGCGGAGATCGCGAAACTCTCCGGCGCTACGCGATCCCTGCTCAAGGGCGAACGGGTCGCCCTGAACCTTCTCCAGCATATGTCCGGCATTGCGACCCTGACCGCGAAGTTCGTTGAGCGGGTCTCGGGAACCAAGGCGCAGGTCCTGGACACGAGAAAGACGCTTCCCGGCCTGCGCGAACTCGAAAAGTACGCGGTGCGCATGGGAGGCGGGAAGAACCACCGCATGGGCCTCTATGACATGGTCCTGATCAAGGACAACCACATCAAGGCGGCGGGCGGCATCACGAAAGCGGTGGAGAGCGCCAAACGACGAGCGGGTAAGCTCACGGTCGAGGTGGAGACCTCGAATCTCGAGGAAGTACGCGAAGCGCTGGACGCAAAAGCCGACATCATCATGCTCGACAACATGCCGATCGACACGATGCGCGAGGCGGTCAAGATCATCAACGGCAGGGCGCAGGTTGAGGCGTCCGGCAACGTCACCCTCGAAACGATCCGCGGGATCGCTGAAACGGGGGTCGATCTTATCTCTTCGGGCGCCCTGACCCATTCGGCGCCGGCGGCGGATATCAGCATGAAGATCAAATAA
- a CDS encoding valine--tRNA ligase produces the protein MTSPELSKAYDPRSVEEKWYAFWLEKGYFHADENAGGSPYSIVIPPPNVTGSLHIGHAFDNTLQDVLIRWMRMSGRNTLWMPGTDHAGIATQNVVERQLAKDHIDRHQLGREAFIEKVWEWKKEYGGRIINQLKRMGASCDWQRERFTMDEGLSRAVREVFVTLYEEGLIYRGERLINWCPRCHTALSDIEVEHEDEKGKLYHLSYPLSHDHNIRLTVATTRPETMLGDTAVAVHPLDPRYKDLIGKTVDLPLTTRRIPVIGDSVLVDLEFGTGAVKVTPAHDFNDYEAGLRHVPNLPRIKMLDDKAEILPEIPDVLPEVQKLLAGKPARKARGVVVELLNERGYLVKTEDHSHSIGKCYRCKSVVEPLLSPQWFVRTPPLAEPAIKAVEDGRIQFFPKGWENTYFEWMRNIKDWCISRQIWWGHRIPAWFCDDCGVITVSRTDPEACPACKGGNLRQETDVLDTWFSSALWPFSTFGWPDRTKALELYYPTSVLVTGLDIIFFWVARMIMMGLHFMKEVPFRHVYIHALIRDAEGQKMSKSKGNVIDPLVMIDQYGTDAFRLTLTAFAAQGRDIKMSPERIEGYRNFANKVWNASRFVFMNLEDGFAPNPEPLTRDSSLADRWILSRLNTVAGEIQSSLAEYRFNDAASGLYQFVWHEYCDWYLELSKPALSGEHGSRGRKAAQTALVHVLETALRLLHPIMPFITEEIWQLIPQGVRRKASGERISSIMVAVYPVPENSLIDAGIERDMQMVMDLITALRNIRGEMNIAPSMQMEAIVKVENGELGDHLERSSPLVTALARLSGLRIGVDEKKPKAAATGLIRGAEVYVPLEGVIDLTQERDRLMKEIAKTSKDIEVFAKKLSNKNFVDKAPKEVVEKDTAKLEEFKARRDKLEQGLKMLG, from the coding sequence ATGACATCACCCGAGCTGTCCAAAGCCTACGATCCGCGCTCCGTGGAGGAGAAGTGGTACGCCTTCTGGCTGGAGAAAGGCTATTTCCATGCCGATGAGAACGCCGGCGGGAGCCCCTATTCGATCGTCATTCCGCCGCCGAACGTCACCGGCTCACTGCACATCGGCCACGCCTTTGACAACACGCTCCAGGACGTTCTCATCCGGTGGATGCGCATGTCGGGCAGAAACACGCTCTGGATGCCGGGCACCGACCATGCGGGCATCGCCACCCAGAACGTGGTCGAGCGCCAGCTCGCGAAGGACCATATCGACCGCCACCAACTCGGCAGGGAAGCGTTCATCGAGAAGGTGTGGGAATGGAAAAAGGAGTACGGAGGGCGGATCATCAACCAGCTCAAGCGCATGGGGGCGTCCTGCGACTGGCAGCGCGAGCGTTTCACCATGGACGAGGGGCTATCCCGCGCCGTCCGCGAGGTTTTCGTCACGCTCTACGAGGAAGGGCTCATCTACCGGGGCGAGCGGCTGATCAACTGGTGCCCGCGCTGCCATACGGCGCTGTCCGACATCGAGGTCGAGCACGAGGACGAGAAGGGCAAGCTCTACCACCTCTCCTACCCGTTGAGCCATGACCACAACATACGGCTGACGGTTGCGACAACGAGGCCCGAGACGATGCTGGGGGACACCGCCGTTGCCGTCCACCCCCTCGACCCCCGCTACAAGGACCTGATCGGAAAGACCGTCGACCTGCCGCTCACGACGAGGCGGATCCCGGTGATCGGGGACTCCGTGCTCGTGGACCTCGAGTTCGGGACGGGCGCCGTCAAGGTGACGCCCGCCCACGACTTCAACGACTACGAGGCGGGCCTCCGGCATGTTCCGAACCTGCCCCGCATCAAGATGCTTGACGACAAGGCTGAGATCCTTCCCGAAATCCCCGATGTCCTCCCCGAGGTGCAGAAGCTCCTTGCCGGCAAGCCCGCCAGAAAAGCGCGCGGCGTCGTGGTCGAACTGCTGAACGAGCGAGGATATCTCGTCAAGACCGAGGACCACAGCCACTCCATCGGGAAGTGCTACCGGTGCAAATCGGTGGTGGAGCCCCTCCTCTCGCCGCAGTGGTTCGTGCGGACGCCGCCGCTTGCAGAGCCGGCGATCAAGGCCGTCGAGGACGGTCGAATTCAATTTTTCCCGAAGGGGTGGGAGAATACCTATTTCGAGTGGATGCGGAACATCAAGGACTGGTGCATCTCGCGCCAGATCTGGTGGGGGCACCGCATCCCGGCCTGGTTCTGCGACGACTGCGGCGTGATTACCGTGAGCCGCACTGATCCGGAGGCCTGTCCGGCGTGCAAAGGCGGGAATCTCCGGCAGGAAACCGATGTGCTCGACACCTGGTTCTCGTCGGCGCTCTGGCCCTTTTCGACGTTTGGCTGGCCCGACAGAACCAAGGCGCTGGAACTGTACTATCCGACCTCCGTGCTCGTCACGGGGCTGGACATCATATTCTTCTGGGTGGCGCGAATGATCATGATGGGGCTGCACTTCATGAAGGAGGTACCCTTCCGGCACGTGTACATTCACGCACTTATCCGCGATGCCGAGGGGCAGAAGATGAGCAAGTCCAAGGGCAACGTGATCGACCCGCTGGTGATGATCGACCAGTACGGCACGGATGCCTTCCGGCTCACGCTCACCGCCTTCGCGGCACAGGGCCGGGACATCAAGATGTCCCCGGAGCGCATCGAGGGCTACCGGAACTTCGCGAACAAGGTCTGGAATGCGAGCCGGTTCGTGTTCATGAACCTCGAGGACGGATTTGCCCCCAATCCCGAGCCCCTGACCCGGGACTCGTCCCTCGCGGACCGCTGGATCCTGTCGCGGCTGAATACGGTCGCGGGAGAAATCCAGTCCTCGCTCGCCGAGTACCGGTTCAATGATGCAGCCTCCGGGCTGTATCAGTTCGTCTGGCACGAATACTGTGACTGGTATCTGGAGCTCTCCAAGCCTGCGCTGAGCGGTGAACACGGCTCGCGCGGACGGAAAGCAGCCCAGACCGCGCTCGTCCACGTGCTCGAGACGGCGCTCAGGCTGCTCCACCCCATCATGCCGTTCATCACGGAGGAGATCTGGCAATTGATACCGCAAGGCGTGAGGCGGAAAGCGTCGGGGGAAAGGATCTCATCGATCATGGTGGCCGTCTATCCCGTGCCGGAGAATAGCCTGATCGACGCCGGGATCGAGCGGGACATGCAGATGGTGATGGACCTGATCACGGCGCTCCGGAACATCCGGGGCGAGATGAATATCGCGCCGTCGATGCAGATGGAGGCCATCGTCAAGGTGGAGAACGGCGAGCTCGGAGATCATCTGGAAAGGAGCTCCCCCCTCGTAACGGCACTTGCGCGGTTGAGCGGGCTCCGGATCGGTGTTGACGAGAAGAAGCCGAAGGCAGCGGCAACGGGCTTGATCAGGGGCGCCGAGGTGTATGTACCGCTCGAAGGAGTCATCGACCTCACCCAGGAACGCGACCGGCTGATGAAGGAGATCGCGAAGACCTCGAAGGACATCGAGGTGTTCGCGAAAAAACTCTCGAACAAGAACTTCGTTGACAAGGCGCCGAAGGAAGTCGTAGAGAAGGATACAGCGAAGCTGGAGGAATTCAAGGCCAGGCGCGATAAGCTGGAGCAGGGACTGAAGATGCTGGGGTAA